Proteins encoded together in one Streptomyces sp. NA04227 window:
- a CDS encoding GAP family protein, whose translation MDGLRTLPLAVTMMMGPQIVSAIIFVTVRRAVRVSLAFLLGVALATTAGLAVMRGLASLLGSAVDLGGSSDAGSVGHIVQYVLVGLLVLMAIRNWRGRATAKPPAWLGTLMNASPRRAFEIGLMVILLMPSDLVVMATVGVHLEQADANFAEALPLIGLTVLIAALPLLAYLLFRRRAEHAMPRIRDWMYGHSWLINIVVALVFIVLILA comes from the coding sequence ATGGACGGGCTGAGGACTCTGCCGCTCGCGGTCACGATGATGATGGGACCGCAGATCGTCTCGGCGATCATCTTCGTGACCGTGCGCCGAGCGGTCCGGGTCTCCCTGGCCTTCCTGCTCGGCGTCGCCCTGGCCACCACGGCGGGCCTCGCGGTCATGCGCGGCCTCGCGTCCCTGCTGGGCTCGGCCGTGGACCTCGGCGGCTCCTCGGACGCGGGGTCGGTGGGGCACATCGTGCAGTACGTGCTTGTCGGCCTCCTGGTCCTGATGGCGATCCGGAACTGGCGCGGACGTGCGACGGCGAAGCCCCCGGCCTGGCTCGGCACGTTGATGAACGCCTCGCCCCGGCGGGCGTTCGAGATCGGCCTGATGGTCATCCTGCTGATGCCCTCGGACCTGGTGGTGATGGCGACCGTCGGCGTTCACCTGGAACAGGCCGACGCGAACTTCGCCGAGGCGCTCCCGCTGATCGGCCTGACCGTCCTCATCGCCGCACTGCCGCTCCTGGCCTACCTGCTCTTCCGGCGCCGCGCGGAGCACGCCATGCCGAGGATCAGGGATTGGATGTACGGGCACAGCTGGCTGATCAACATCGTGGTCGCGCTCGTCTTCATCGTGCTCATCCTGGCCTGA
- a CDS encoding PLD nuclease N-terminal domain-containing protein yields the protein MDDYPLLNGFLTMLWFFLWILWFMLLFRVIADIVRDDRLSGWGKAGWMLFVCVLPFLGAFVYLGARGKGMGRREAREVQANERALRTYIQEAAAEGAGGPTQAEELAQLAGLHDHGHLTDTEYEKAKSRVLAA from the coding sequence ATGGACGACTATCCCCTGCTCAACGGATTCCTGACCATGCTCTGGTTCTTTCTGTGGATCCTGTGGTTCATGCTCCTGTTCCGCGTGATCGCCGACATCGTCCGGGACGACAGGCTCAGCGGCTGGGGCAAGGCGGGCTGGATGCTCTTCGTCTGTGTGCTGCCGTTCCTGGGCGCCTTCGTCTACCTGGGCGCGCGGGGGAAGGGCATGGGCCGCCGCGAGGCGCGCGAGGTGCAGGCCAATGAGCGGGCGTTGCGCACCTACATACAAGAGGCGGCCGCAGAGGGGGCCGGCGGCCCCACACAGGCGGAGGAACTCGCCCAGCTCGCCGGGCTGCACGATCACGGCCATCTGACGGACACCGAGTACGAGAAGGCCAAGTCGCGAGTCCTGGCCGCCTGA
- a CDS encoding LuxR C-terminal-related transcriptional regulator, whose amino-acid sequence MAGPLTPTGDPLLATRFRIPVPPETFLRRARLLERLDEGVRRPLTLVSGAAGAGKTLLVADWAGTVTARNTVAWLSVEPEDTAPGVFWTYVLEALRRQAAVRYADLAGGFDDADSPDRFDDVGSPARSDKVDHSLLARLAALLNRRAEPVVLVLDEFDHVVSSAEIAEALHFVLRHAGGGLRLVITSRTEPLLPLHRYRAADEATDIRDRDLAFRPAETAELLRRHGIRLSGAGLDTVAERTGGWAAGLRLCILAAQRADDPESYLKGFEAGQSRLADFLLAEVLDAQPSETQDLLLRSSVLERVHPGLADALTGRADGAPVLAGLQRANAFVEAIGDSWYRLHPLFAEILRAHLRVRSPGLEPELHHRAARWLGGAGLVTEALPHAVDVADWELLAHRFVDDLALGRLLTGVDAARLDELFSRMPHAAAGPAPDLVRAARELARHNVGRGLGHLRRVRERLRADGSRASATVRLGCALLSVLAARMTGAADRAEAAAREMEAARRDLPEERLARHPELTALMLTDLGSAQLWAGRFEAARRSLVAAARVDVAPATAYPHHECLSRLALIDFLRGWPRRAEAHALEAVAQAERSGLQPAARTGLAELVRAAVAIDRDELVAAGAHLDRAAASAAAPHDPIVTAELPLLRSRLRLAQGDPRGALHALDVLEQPSPVVRRSPWVEDRIALATFTAHRAGGRREAAARVLHGGAAGPQTALAAAHAGLGDGEREEALRLLDSIPSEPGQGPKVTVATLLVRARAADALDDEYTAGRLVARALALARPERLRRPFLDAGPWLVRLMRRSPSLGQGHDWLPESVTGHPPRSTPGSREESVPTETLTPREHEVLCLLARLLSVEEIAAELHLSVNTVKTHLKNVYRKLAATRRNEAVRRARELDLL is encoded by the coding sequence TTGGCGGGGCCGCTGACGCCGACCGGTGATCCGCTCCTGGCCACCCGGTTCCGCATTCCGGTACCGCCGGAGACGTTCCTGCGCCGGGCGCGGCTGCTCGAACGGCTCGACGAAGGGGTGCGGCGGCCCCTGACGCTGGTCAGCGGGGCGGCGGGAGCGGGCAAGACACTGCTCGTGGCCGACTGGGCGGGCACCGTGACCGCACGGAACACCGTGGCCTGGCTGTCCGTGGAGCCCGAGGACACCGCGCCGGGCGTGTTCTGGACGTACGTACTGGAGGCACTGCGCCGCCAGGCGGCGGTGAGGTACGCGGACCTCGCGGGGGGCTTCGACGACGCGGACAGCCCGGACCGCTTCGACGACGTCGGCAGTCCCGCCCGCTCCGACAAGGTGGACCACTCCCTGCTCGCGCGGCTCGCTGCGCTGCTGAACCGGCGGGCCGAGCCCGTCGTTCTCGTACTGGACGAGTTCGACCACGTCGTCTCCTCGGCGGAGATCGCGGAGGCACTGCACTTCGTGCTCCGGCACGCGGGCGGCGGACTGCGGCTGGTGATCACCAGCCGTACGGAGCCGCTGCTGCCGCTGCACCGCTACCGCGCCGCCGACGAGGCCACCGACATCCGCGACCGCGACCTCGCCTTCCGCCCCGCCGAGACGGCCGAACTGCTGCGGCGGCACGGGATCCGGCTGTCGGGGGCGGGACTCGACACGGTGGCCGAGCGGACCGGGGGCTGGGCCGCGGGGCTGCGGCTGTGCATTCTGGCGGCGCAGCGGGCCGACGACCCGGAGTCCTATCTGAAGGGCTTCGAGGCGGGGCAGAGCCGGCTCGCGGACTTCCTGCTCGCGGAGGTACTCGACGCCCAGCCCTCGGAGACCCAGGATCTGCTGCTGCGCAGCAGCGTGCTGGAACGGGTCCACCCCGGGCTGGCCGACGCGCTCACCGGCCGGGCCGACGGAGCGCCCGTCCTCGCCGGGCTCCAGCGGGCGAACGCCTTCGTCGAGGCCATCGGTGACTCCTGGTACCGGCTGCACCCGCTGTTCGCCGAGATCCTCCGGGCCCATCTGCGGGTCCGCAGCCCCGGCCTGGAACCCGAGCTGCATCACCGGGCGGCCCGGTGGCTGGGCGGGGCGGGCCTGGTCACCGAGGCGCTGCCGCACGCCGTGGACGTCGCCGACTGGGAGCTGCTCGCGCACCGCTTCGTCGACGACCTGGCGCTCGGACGGCTGCTCACGGGCGTGGACGCCGCACGGCTCGACGAGCTCTTCTCCCGTATGCCGCACGCGGCCGCGGGGCCCGCGCCGGACCTGGTGCGGGCCGCGCGCGAACTGGCCCGGCACAACGTCGGCCGGGGCCTCGGCCACCTGCGCAGGGTGCGGGAGCGGCTGCGCGCGGACGGCTCGCGCGCGTCGGCGACGGTACGGCTCGGCTGCGCGCTGCTGAGCGTCCTCGCCGCGCGGATGACGGGTGCCGCGGACCGGGCCGAGGCCGCGGCGCGGGAGATGGAGGCGGCACGGCGGGACCTGCCCGAGGAGCGTCTGGCGCGGCACCCGGAGCTGACGGCGCTGATGCTCACGGATCTCGGCTCGGCGCAGTTGTGGGCGGGTCGTTTCGAGGCGGCTCGTCGGTCCCTGGTGGCAGCGGCCCGTGTCGATGTCGCGCCCGCGACCGCGTATCCGCACCACGAGTGCCTGAGCAGACTGGCCCTGATCGATTTCCTGCGCGGCTGGCCGCGCCGCGCCGAGGCGCACGCCCTGGAGGCGGTCGCACAGGCGGAGCGTTCCGGTCTGCAGCCCGCCGCGCGGACCGGGCTCGCCGAGCTGGTCCGGGCGGCCGTCGCCATCGACCGGGACGAACTCGTTGCCGCCGGTGCCCATCTCGACCGGGCCGCGGCCTCCGCCGCAGCGCCGCACGACCCCATCGTGACCGCCGAACTGCCGCTGTTGCGCTCGCGGCTGCGCCTGGCGCAGGGCGATCCGCGCGGGGCGCTGCACGCGCTGGATGTGCTGGAGCAGCCCTCGCCGGTGGTCCGGCGCTCACCGTGGGTGGAGGACCGGATCGCGCTCGCCACGTTCACGGCGCACCGTGCCGGGGGCCGCCGGGAGGCCGCGGCGCGGGTCCTGCACGGCGGCGCGGCCGGACCGCAGACGGCCCTGGCCGCCGCCCACGCCGGTCTCGGCGACGGCGAACGCGAGGAGGCCCTGCGGCTGCTCGACTCGATCCCCTCGGAACCGGGGCAGGGGCCGAAGGTCACCGTGGCGACACTGCTCGTACGGGCGCGGGCGGCCGACGCGCTGGACGACGAGTACACGGCCGGGCGGCTCGTCGCACGAGCCCTCGCACTGGCCCGGCCCGAACGGCTGCGGCGCCCCTTCCTCGACGCGGGCCCCTGGCTGGTACGGCTGATGCGCCGAAGCCCCTCCCTCGGCCAAGGGCACGACTGGCTGCCGGAGTCGGTCACGGGGCACCCTCCCCGGAGCACACCGGGAAGCCGCGAAGAGAGCGTCCCCACCGAGACCCTCACCCCACGCGAACACGAAGTGCTGTGTCTGCTGGCCCGGTTGCTGTCGGTCGAGGAGATCGCCGCCGAACTGCATCTGTCGGTCAACACGGTCAAGACGCACCTCAAGAACGTCTACCGGAAGCTCGCCGCGACCCGGCGCAACGAGGCCGTACGCCGAGCCCGCGAGCTGGACCTGCTGTAG
- a CDS encoding RICIN domain-containing protein, which translates to MSLPGAPLGRRHFLTAAALTVGAATLPGGLLRSRSAAAAPAPTALPERGIHDTSAADDWSDGFVTGNGEYGALLYGAPALEKTVLTHHRFVLPNGTHNVKAPELAGRLAEVQDKALAGDYSGAAATFAGDWSLRWTQAFHPGYELRLSTPGFDAVDDYVRTTDFRTGEVTHSWADGSGTWQRRVFVSRADKVVVHQLLPASGATLDTTIAVGTDLPDAPDSVTYETLASVTDGDGYLNLRGTYPSGQGAHGYEGVTRVVVTGDGAKVAAADSTLVVTKAASVLLLTKLDRYEKSGEWDAGPLHKQLATLSADYAALLARHTPQHRELFDGSSLDLGVSDADRKLPTSELLARQNGNRSTVDVALLERMYDSGRYLFVSSSGVLPPRLTGLWTGAWNGAWADDFTTDANVNLQVAGGNILHDGKAMQGYFDLILGQLDDWRTNAKNLYGARGFLAPSRTDGEHGHMLHFNGGDFPGQCWTGGADWLLYPLLEHYEITGDAAFLKDKLGPALTELALFYEDFLTRTDSDGKKVFVPSFSMENSPSNTGQMLSVNATGDIMAARHALEAAVDAAKTLNVEQGAGQGVSRWNALLADLPDYTVNGDGALAEWSWPGLDERYNHRHVQHLYGAWPLHEINPEDEPDLVDAAAKALDLRGDENYSAHGSLHRALARARLKDGAGVYDNLRKVLGSNMVWRSLMTSHNPDLHIYNSDAANSLPAILAEALLYTRPGILELLPALPGQFAKGAIKGVRGRNRTLVEELSWDTAARTATVTLTSDITQELTLVCRHGMASVSTTVPVAASPLGRHARKISLTAGKSTRITVGLLTGTVRLTNRASGKVLDVSNASTHDGAQVIQWPWSGGGNQRWTLLPNHDGSFRLLNVHSGKVLDNPAASTTHGQALDQWSDTRAPNQWWNLVPAETEGCYQLVNVSSELYLDVEGASEDDGAKVVQMPASGKASQEWRLEVGD; encoded by the coding sequence ATGAGCCTGCCTGGCGCACCCCTGGGACGCAGACACTTCCTGACGGCCGCGGCCCTGACCGTCGGCGCGGCCACGCTGCCCGGCGGCCTGCTCCGCAGCCGGTCCGCTGCCGCCGCCCCGGCCCCAACCGCCCTTCCGGAGCGGGGAATTCACGACACCTCGGCCGCCGACGACTGGTCCGACGGTTTCGTCACCGGCAACGGTGAGTACGGCGCGCTGCTCTACGGAGCCCCCGCGCTGGAGAAGACCGTCCTCACCCACCACCGCTTCGTGCTCCCCAACGGCACCCACAACGTGAAGGCGCCCGAACTCGCGGGACGCCTGGCGGAGGTGCAGGACAAGGCGCTGGCCGGGGACTACTCCGGGGCCGCCGCCACCTTCGCGGGCGACTGGTCGCTGCGCTGGACGCAGGCCTTCCACCCCGGGTACGAACTGCGGCTGAGCACACCCGGATTCGACGCCGTCGACGACTACGTCCGCACCACCGACTTCCGCACCGGCGAGGTCACCCACTCCTGGGCCGACGGCTCGGGCACCTGGCAGCGCAGGGTCTTCGTCTCCCGCGCCGACAAGGTCGTCGTCCATCAACTGCTCCCCGCGAGCGGCGCCACCCTCGACACCACCATCGCGGTCGGCACGGACCTCCCCGACGCGCCGGACAGCGTCACCTACGAAACCCTCGCCTCGGTCACCGACGGGGACGGCTACCTCAACCTGCGCGGCACCTACCCCTCGGGCCAGGGCGCCCACGGCTACGAGGGCGTGACCCGGGTCGTGGTCACCGGCGACGGCGCCAAGGTCGCCGCCGCCGACTCCACCCTGGTCGTCACCAAGGCCGCCTCGGTCCTGCTGCTCACCAAGCTCGACCGGTACGAGAAGTCCGGCGAGTGGGACGCGGGGCCCCTGCACAAGCAACTGGCCACGCTGTCGGCCGACTACGCGGCGCTGCTCGCCCGGCACACTCCGCAGCACCGGGAACTGTTCGACGGCAGCAGCCTGGACCTCGGCGTGAGCGACGCCGACCGGAAGCTGCCGACGAGCGAACTGCTCGCGCGCCAGAACGGCAACCGCTCCACCGTCGACGTCGCCCTCCTGGAGCGGATGTACGACTCGGGCCGCTACCTGTTCGTCAGCTCCAGCGGCGTACTGCCGCCACGCCTGACCGGCCTGTGGACCGGCGCCTGGAACGGGGCCTGGGCCGACGACTTCACCACCGACGCCAACGTCAACCTCCAGGTCGCGGGCGGCAACATCCTGCACGACGGCAAGGCCATGCAGGGCTACTTCGACCTGATCCTCGGGCAGCTCGACGACTGGCGCACCAACGCGAAGAACCTCTACGGCGCCCGCGGCTTCCTCGCCCCGAGCCGCACCGACGGCGAGCACGGCCACATGCTGCACTTCAACGGCGGCGACTTCCCCGGCCAATGCTGGACCGGCGGCGCGGACTGGCTGCTCTACCCCCTTCTGGAGCACTACGAGATCACCGGCGACGCCGCGTTCCTCAAGGACAAGCTCGGCCCCGCGCTGACCGAACTCGCCCTGTTCTACGAGGACTTCCTCACCCGCACCGACTCCGACGGGAAGAAGGTGTTCGTCCCGTCCTTCTCCATGGAGAACTCGCCCTCCAACACCGGCCAGATGCTCTCCGTCAACGCCACGGGCGACATCATGGCCGCGCGGCACGCCCTGGAAGCCGCCGTCGACGCCGCGAAGACACTCAACGTCGAACAGGGTGCGGGGCAGGGTGTCTCCCGCTGGAACGCGCTCCTGGCCGACCTGCCCGACTACACGGTCAACGGCGACGGAGCACTCGCGGAGTGGTCCTGGCCCGGCCTCGACGAGCGCTACAACCACCGGCACGTACAGCACCTGTACGGCGCCTGGCCGCTGCACGAGATCAACCCCGAGGACGAGCCGGACCTGGTGGACGCCGCCGCCAAGGCCCTCGACCTGCGCGGCGACGAGAACTACTCGGCCCACGGCAGCCTGCACCGCGCGCTGGCCCGGGCCCGCCTCAAGGACGGGGCAGGCGTCTACGACAACCTGCGCAAGGTCCTCGGCAGCAACATGGTGTGGCGTTCACTGATGACGTCGCACAACCCCGACCTGCACATCTACAACAGCGACGCGGCCAACTCGCTGCCCGCGATCCTCGCCGAGGCCCTCCTCTACACCCGACCCGGCATCCTGGAACTCCTGCCCGCCCTCCCGGGCCAGTTCGCCAAGGGCGCCATCAAGGGCGTACGCGGCCGCAACCGCACCCTGGTCGAGGAGTTGAGCTGGGACACCGCGGCCCGCACCGCGACGGTCACCCTCACCTCGGACATCACCCAGGAGCTCACCCTGGTCTGCCGTCACGGCATGGCTTCCGTGTCCACGACGGTGCCGGTGGCCGCATCCCCGCTGGGACGGCACGCCAGAAAGATCTCTCTGACCGCCGGCAAGAGCACCCGGATCACCGTGGGCCTGCTGACCGGCACCGTCCGCCTGACCAACCGGGCCAGCGGCAAGGTCCTGGACGTGTCGAACGCCTCGACCCACGACGGTGCCCAGGTCATCCAGTGGCCCTGGTCCGGCGGCGGCAACCAGCGCTGGACGCTGCTCCCCAACCACGACGGCTCCTTCCGCCTGCTCAACGTCCACAGCGGCAAGGTCCTCGACAACCCGGCCGCCTCCACCACCCACGGCCAGGCACTGGACCAGTGGTCGGACACCCGCGCCCCCAACCAGTGGTGGAATCTCGTACCCGCCGAGACCGAGGGCTGCTACCAACTGGTCAATGTCTCCAGCGAGTTGTACCTGGACGTGGAGGGTGCCTCCGAGGACGACGGGGCGAAGGTCGTGCAGATGCCCGCGTCGGGCAAGGCGAGTCAGGAGTGGCGGCTGGAGGTCGGGGACTGA
- the dgoD gene encoding galactonate dehydratase, whose protein sequence is MKITSLRTHLVAPRWCFLRIDTDEGVTGWGEPVVEGRAHTVAAAVDELADYLIGQDPLRIEDHWQVLTKGGFYRGGPILSSAVAGIDQALWDIKGKVLGVPVWQLLGGNVRDRARVYSWIGGDRPSEVAQEALARKSEGFTAIKMNASPHLEFIDTPEAVHGIVERVANVREAVGDRFDVAVDFHGRLTLPMARRVLPLLEPYLPLFVEEPVVPELSDHLGEIVRSTSIPIATGERLYSRWDFKNVLTQGVAVAQPDLSHAGGISEVRRIAAMAEAYDTALAPHCPLGPIALAACLQVGFASPNLLIQEQSLGIHYNTGSDLLDYLVDPSVFRYEDGHVALLTEPGLGIQVDEKAVERAAELGHRWRNPIWRRKDGSLAEW, encoded by the coding sequence GTGAAGATCACGTCCCTGCGTACCCATCTCGTCGCGCCGCGCTGGTGCTTCCTGCGCATCGACACGGACGAGGGCGTCACCGGCTGGGGCGAGCCGGTCGTCGAGGGACGCGCGCACACCGTGGCGGCCGCGGTCGACGAGCTCGCCGACTATCTGATCGGCCAGGACCCGCTGCGTATCGAGGACCACTGGCAGGTCCTCACCAAGGGCGGCTTCTACCGGGGCGGGCCCATACTCTCCAGCGCGGTCGCCGGGATCGACCAGGCCCTGTGGGACATCAAGGGCAAGGTCCTGGGCGTCCCCGTCTGGCAGTTGCTCGGCGGCAACGTCCGTGACCGCGCCCGTGTCTACAGCTGGATCGGCGGCGACCGGCCCTCCGAGGTCGCCCAGGAAGCGCTGGCCCGCAAGTCCGAGGGCTTCACCGCCATCAAGATGAACGCCTCCCCGCACCTGGAGTTCATCGACACCCCGGAGGCGGTGCACGGCATCGTCGAGCGTGTCGCGAACGTACGGGAGGCCGTTGGCGACCGGTTCGACGTCGCGGTCGACTTCCACGGGCGCCTCACGCTGCCGATGGCCCGCCGGGTGCTGCCACTCCTTGAGCCGTATCTGCCGCTGTTCGTCGAGGAGCCGGTCGTCCCGGAGCTGAGTGACCACCTCGGCGAGATCGTGCGTTCCACCAGCATTCCCATCGCGACCGGCGAACGCCTCTACTCCCGCTGGGACTTCAAGAACGTCCTCACCCAGGGCGTCGCGGTCGCCCAGCCCGACCTCTCGCACGCCGGCGGCATCTCCGAGGTCCGCCGTATCGCCGCGATGGCCGAGGCCTACGACACGGCCCTCGCCCCGCACTGCCCGCTCGGCCCGATCGCCCTCGCGGCCTGCCTCCAGGTCGGCTTCGCCTCCCCCAACCTGCTGATCCAGGAACAGAGTCTGGGCATCCACTACAACACCGGCTCCGACCTGCTCGACTACCTGGTGGACCCCTCGGTCTTCCGGTACGAGGACGGGCACGTGGCACTGCTCACCGAGCCGGGCCTGGGCATCCAGGTGGACGAGAAGGCGGTGGAACGGGCGGCGGAGCTCGGCCATCGCTGGCGCAACCCGATCTGGCGGCGCAAGGACGGCTCCCTCGCGGAGTGGTGA
- a CDS encoding SDR family NAD(P)-dependent oxidoreductase — translation MERFTGKTALVTGAASGIGAATARRLAAEGAHVVLSDIADEPGETVAEKIRAAGGLATYVHCDVAEEADWQTLYERARAVAGPVSVVHSNAFMHLSAAAHDLAPVGWDREIAINLTALHFAVRTFLGDLRATRGCFVATSSVHANFGLPGYPAYAAAKGGTCAMIRQLAVEYGPDVRFNCVLPGPILTESWDRVPEADRRMSARATALARLGAAEEVASAVAFLASDDASYITGADLVVDGGWSVKKESK, via the coding sequence ATGGAACGCTTCACGGGCAAGACCGCCCTTGTCACCGGTGCCGCGTCCGGTATCGGAGCAGCCACCGCCCGGCGCCTGGCCGCCGAGGGCGCGCACGTCGTCCTCTCCGACATCGCGGACGAGCCGGGCGAGACCGTGGCCGAGAAGATACGTGCCGCGGGAGGCCTCGCCACCTACGTCCACTGCGACGTCGCCGAGGAAGCCGACTGGCAGACCCTGTACGAGCGGGCGCGTGCCGTCGCCGGTCCGGTGAGTGTCGTCCACAGCAACGCCTTCATGCATCTGTCCGCGGCGGCGCACGACCTGGCACCCGTCGGGTGGGACCGCGAGATCGCGATCAACCTCACGGCGCTCCACTTCGCCGTGCGCACCTTCCTCGGCGATCTGCGCGCCACCCGCGGCTGCTTCGTCGCCACCTCCAGCGTGCACGCCAACTTCGGCCTGCCCGGCTATCCCGCCTACGCGGCGGCCAAGGGCGGCACCTGCGCCATGATCCGCCAACTCGCCGTCGAGTACGGGCCGGACGTCCGTTTCAACTGCGTACTGCCGGGCCCGATCCTCACCGAATCCTGGGACCGCGTACCGGAAGCCGACCGCCGGATGTCCGCCCGGGCAACCGCGCTCGCCAGGCTCGGCGCCGCCGAGGAAGTGGCCTCCGCGGTCGCCTTCCTGGCGTCCGACGACGCCTCGTACATCACCGGCGCCGACCTCGTCGTCGACGGCGGTTGGTCCGTCAAGAAGGAGTCCAAGTGA
- a CDS encoding sugar kinase produces the protein MTGLVTLGEAMAVVASTEPGPLAPRTAARISFAGAEATVAIGVSRLGHPASWIGTVGSDAAGAMILGGLRAEGVDVGCARQEQGLPTGLMLRERRTADRTLAAYYRRGLAGSRLGPADVDEQLVAGARLLHVTGITPALSASARDAVRHAVRIARAAKVAVSLDVNYRSLLWSREEAAEELRPLVAEADVVFAGTDEASLFSTASTPEGLAGALAALGPSQAVIKLGAQGALAQVDGEVHVQDVVPVTAVDPIGAGDAFVAGYLAAQLSGAAPRERLRTAATCGAFAVAVHGDWEGLPRREELTLLAGDDVRR, from the coding sequence ATGACCGGACTCGTGACCCTCGGCGAGGCGATGGCCGTGGTGGCCTCGACCGAGCCGGGCCCGCTCGCCCCGCGGACGGCGGCGCGGATCTCCTTCGCCGGGGCGGAGGCCACGGTCGCCATCGGGGTCAGCCGCCTCGGGCACCCCGCGTCCTGGATCGGTACGGTCGGCTCCGACGCGGCGGGCGCGATGATCCTCGGCGGTCTGCGCGCCGAGGGCGTCGACGTCGGATGCGCACGCCAGGAGCAGGGCCTGCCCACCGGCCTCATGCTGCGCGAGCGCCGTACCGCCGATCGCACCCTCGCCGCCTACTACCGCAGGGGGCTCGCCGGGTCACGCCTCGGGCCCGCCGACGTGGACGAGCAACTCGTCGCCGGGGCAAGGCTGTTGCACGTCACCGGGATCACGCCCGCGCTGAGCGCATCCGCGCGCGACGCCGTCCGGCACGCCGTGCGGATCGCGCGCGCGGCAAAGGTCGCCGTCTCCCTCGACGTCAACTACCGCTCGCTGCTGTGGTCCCGGGAGGAGGCCGCCGAGGAACTGCGGCCGCTGGTGGCCGAGGCGGATGTGGTCTTCGCGGGTACCGACGAGGCCTCGCTCTTCTCCACCGCCAGCACCCCGGAAGGACTCGCCGGGGCACTGGCCGCACTCGGGCCCTCCCAGGCGGTGATCAAACTCGGTGCGCAGGGCGCCCTCGCCCAGGTCGACGGCGAGGTGCACGTCCAGGACGTCGTACCGGTCACCGCCGTCGATCCCATCGGCGCCGGAGACGCCTTCGTCGCGGGATATCTGGCGGCCCAACTGAGCGGCGCCGCACCGCGCGAGCGGCTGCGCACCGCGGCGACCTGTGGCGCGTTCGCCGTCGCGGTACACGGCGACTGGGAGGGCCTGCCCCGCCGCGAGGAGCTCACCCTGCTCGCCGGTGACGACGTGCGCCGCTGA
- a CDS encoding bifunctional 4-hydroxy-2-oxoglutarate aldolase/2-dehydro-3-deoxy-phosphogluconate aldolase: MTTLASALTATPVVAILRASSAARFPEVADTLREEGVRAVEFTLTTPGALDALREYAQGLPAGVALGAGTVTTPREAQDAVAAGAEYLITPATSTEVIAEAKRLDVPVLPGALTPTEIFTAWQAGATMVKLFPASVGGPSYLRAVRAPFPQIPLVPTGGIALDEAPAYLAAGAKALGMGGPLVGDACEGGDLVALRERAARLTALVSGAGR, encoded by the coding sequence ATGACCACGCTCGCATCCGCGCTGACCGCCACCCCGGTGGTCGCCATCCTGCGCGCCTCCTCCGCGGCCCGCTTCCCGGAAGTGGCCGACACCCTGCGCGAAGAAGGCGTCCGCGCCGTCGAGTTCACGCTCACCACCCCCGGCGCGCTGGACGCACTACGGGAGTACGCGCAGGGCCTGCCGGCCGGAGTGGCCCTCGGCGCCGGTACGGTCACCACGCCCCGGGAGGCCCAGGACGCCGTGGCCGCCGGAGCGGAGTACCTGATCACCCCCGCCACCTCGACGGAGGTCATCGCCGAGGCCAAGCGGCTCGACGTGCCCGTACTGCCCGGCGCGCTCACCCCGACCGAGATCTTCACCGCATGGCAGGCGGGCGCCACCATGGTGAAACTGTTCCCCGCCTCGGTCGGCGGCCCGTCCTACCTGCGCGCCGTCCGCGCGCCCTTCCCGCAAATCCCGCTGGTGCCCACCGGCGGCATCGCACTGGACGAGGCGCCGGCCTATCTCGCCGCCGGAGCCAAGGCCCTGGGTATGGGCGGTCCCCTGGTGGGCGACGCCTGCGAGGGCGGCGATCTGGTGGCGCTGCGCGAGCGGGCGGCCCGGCTGACCGCACTGGTGTCGGGGGCGGGCCGATGA